From Candidatus Brocadiaceae bacterium, the proteins below share one genomic window:
- a CDS encoding AMP-binding protein — MTLVKTFLNTCKKHAHKIAIVDQQGSITYHELLEKAMAYGAKISSKATGNHIGILLPNSKEFAAVFYGTLSAGKVPVPLNFLLSPQQLLYILRNAEIFTVFTNTYFKQLLGEHIKHLFTVEEHFCDTSPFNEENIQYGTSEDIAALLYTSGTSAKPKGVMLSNRNFLHNLDGCIEAFRFSDKDVLLGVLPLFHTYALTTTLILPIRVGATIIYLARFSGQKVLEAIEKYHVTALFAIPSMYRALLRSMDTNTHSLKTLRLCTSGGELLPKDVLEAFNKTFPVPLTEGYGLTETTAIVSVNLPEKCKPGSIGPPLSNLEVKIIDDDLKSLPREKEGEIWVKGPNVMNGYYRLPKETAEAKTSDGWLKTGDYGKLDNEGFLWITGRKKELIIISGENVSPHEIEQVISGNEKVFEVAVVGVPDKIRGEIPKAYIALKENCSCSDEEMRDFCMQHLPHYKVPKYIEFLKELPHGPTGKILKRALK, encoded by the coding sequence ATGACATTAGTCAAAACGTTCTTAAATACCTGTAAGAAACATGCCCATAAAATAGCCATTGTAGATCAGCAAGGTTCAATTACTTACCATGAACTTCTCGAAAAGGCAATGGCATATGGGGCCAAAATATCATCTAAAGCAACGGGAAACCATATTGGAATTCTTCTTCCAAACAGCAAAGAGTTTGCCGCTGTATTTTACGGGACTCTTTCAGCGGGGAAAGTGCCTGTTCCCCTAAATTTTCTCCTCTCACCACAACAACTTCTTTATATTCTCCGGAATGCGGAAATATTCACCGTTTTTACCAATACCTATTTTAAACAACTCCTGGGAGAACACATTAAACACCTATTTACCGTAGAAGAACATTTCTGTGATACCTCTCCTTTCAATGAGGAAAACATACAGTACGGTACTAGCGAAGATATTGCCGCTTTACTATATACCTCCGGCACAAGCGCAAAACCAAAAGGGGTGATGCTGTCCAACAGAAATTTTTTGCATAATTTGGATGGATGCATAGAGGCGTTCAGGTTTTCAGATAAAGACGTATTACTTGGTGTTTTGCCACTCTTTCACACCTACGCATTAACCACAACCCTCATCTTACCTATTCGCGTTGGCGCGACAATTATCTATCTTGCTCGTTTTTCCGGACAGAAAGTTCTGGAAGCTATTGAAAAATATCATGTTACTGCTTTATTTGCCATTCCTTCAATGTATAGGGCGCTCCTACGATCTATGGACACAAACACTCATTCATTGAAGACGTTGCGATTGTGCACTTCCGGAGGTGAACTCCTGCCGAAAGATGTCCTTGAGGCCTTTAATAAAACCTTCCCTGTACCACTGACAGAGGGATATGGATTAACAGAAACTACTGCAATTGTTTCCGTGAATCTACCGGAAAAATGTAAGCCTGGCAGTATTGGTCCTCCATTAAGCAACCTGGAAGTAAAAATTATTGATGATGACCTGAAATCTTTACCCAGAGAGAAGGAAGGGGAAATATGGGTAAAAGGTCCTAATGTTATGAATGGGTATTACAGACTGCCAAAAGAGACGGCAGAAGCTAAGACTTCAGACGGTTGGCTGAAAACTGGCGACTACGGCAAACTGGATAATGAAGGTTTTTTATGGATTACCGGAAGAAAGAAAGAGTTAATTATCATCAGCGGGGAAAATGTATCTCCTCATGAGATTGAGCAGGTCATCAGTGGCAATGAAAAGGTTTTTGAAGTTGCCGTCGTTGGTGTGCCTGACAAAATCAGAGGAGAAATTCCCAAGGCGTACATAGCCTTAAAAGAAAATTGTTCATGCAGCGATGAAGAAATGAGAGATTTCTGCATGCAACACCTGCCTCACTATAAAGTTCCAAAATATATTGAGTTCCTGAAAGAGCTTCCACATGGTCCGACCGGTAAAATCTTGAAACGTGCTTTGAAATAA
- a CDS encoding sugar nucleotide-binding protein, translated as MTLPSFLPLLITGVAGVPGFSAFKYFYSKYPNHVTAIRPVRYWPLRGDGIIPLDMEDHKGLVDLMKQKQFRSILNGAGSCALKSCEMNPALAYRVNVQSVLNVLNTIKYRKIRLIHLSTDLVFSGKSSGLYTEEDPVSPVTMYGKTMVMAEEILTLRYPSSAIFRISLPMGISVNGHAGAIDWILSRFKKNNPATLYYDELRSPFYCEDFNRIIEFALERDFCGIYHLGSHRHLSLYQIGQIINKVGGYAPRLLNGCLRKEAGPMPPRAGNVTMNNEKLIQVLGLDPFRRWPYLDCHVPDGKDWHHERPETMTFHPDQVHRCLYTIPVTS; from the coding sequence ATGACATTACCCTCTTTTCTTCCTCTCTTGATTACCGGAGTTGCCGGTGTGCCGGGTTTCAGCGCGTTCAAGTATTTTTATTCAAAATATCCAAACCATGTGACAGCCATTCGTCCCGTCAGATATTGGCCATTACGTGGAGACGGCATTATTCCCTTAGACATGGAGGACCATAAAGGACTTGTCGACCTGATGAAACAAAAACAGTTCCGCTCTATTTTAAACGGCGCTGGTTCTTGTGCCCTGAAGTCCTGCGAAATGAACCCTGCATTGGCTTATCGTGTTAATGTTCAATCGGTGCTGAATGTACTGAATACTATTAAATACCGCAAGATTCGTCTGATTCATCTTTCAACGGATCTGGTTTTTTCAGGAAAATCTTCAGGGTTGTATACAGAAGAGGATCCTGTTTCTCCCGTTACCATGTATGGTAAAACCATGGTTATGGCAGAAGAAATTCTTACGCTCAGATACCCTTCTTCGGCAATCTTTCGTATATCTCTTCCTATGGGAATTAGTGTAAATGGCCATGCGGGAGCTATCGATTGGATTTTATCACGGTTTAAAAAGAATAACCCAGCTACTCTGTATTACGATGAGTTGAGGTCTCCGTTTTACTGTGAAGATTTTAATAGAATTATTGAATTCGCACTGGAAAGAGATTTTTGTGGTATCTACCACCTTGGCTCCCATAGACACCTCAGTCTTTACCAGATAGGTCAGATTATAAATAAGGTGGGTGGATACGCGCCTCGTCTGCTCAATGGTTGTTTGAGGAAAGAAGCCGGACCTATGCCGCCACGCGCGGGAAATGTTACCATGAATAATGAAAAACTTATTCAGGTATTAGGTCTCGACCCTTTTCGAAGATGGCCTTATCTTGATTGTCATGTTCCTGATGGAAAAGACTGGCATCATGAACGTCCTGAAACTATGACTTTTCATCCTGATCAGGTCCACAGGTGTCTGTATACAATTCCTGTCACCTCCTGA